In Streptomyces dangxiongensis, one DNA window encodes the following:
- a CDS encoding DUF6344 domain-containing protein, producing the protein MTQNKVMKLWTAIVTAFLALCTALGLATAGTATAAAAGPRAESPRTGTAQQSAPMIPATSHWAWSHGRALPPTMKQRIRAEAHGKAPRCRHRPRTEAQNGTTDTDDAAESLDC; encoded by the coding sequence ATGACCCAGAACAAGGTCATGAAGCTGTGGACCGCCATCGTCACCGCCTTCCTCGCGCTGTGCACGGCGCTCGGACTCGCCACCGCGGGCACCGCGACCGCCGCCGCGGCCGGACCCCGGGCCGAGAGCCCCCGCACCGGCACCGCGCAGCAGTCGGCACCGATGATCCCGGCGACCAGTCACTGGGCCTGGTCCCACGGCAGGGCCCTGCCCCCCACGATGAAGCAGCGGATCCGGGCCGAGGCCCACGGAAAGGCCCCGCGCTGCCGGCACCGCCCCCGCACCGAGGCGCAGAACGGGACGACGGACACCGATGACGCCGCGGAGTCCCTCGACTGCTGA
- a CDS encoding rhomboid family intramembrane serine protease: MEQAAGSAQDAGSAPVCFRHPDRETGVRCTRCERPICPECMVSASVGFQCPDCVRGGSGTGHAPQASRPRTLAGGTVTSDPRLLTKILIGINLAVFIAVQADRSLLEHLVLIGQWPPRPFTPTTGVADGEWYRFVTSMFAHEEYWHIGFNMLSLWWVGGPLEAALGRARYLAVYFVSGLAGGALTYLIASPTTASLGASGAIFGLFGATAVLMRRLNYDMRPVIAMLVINLFFTFRFSNIAWEAHIGGLVAGVVTGFAMVHAPREKRSLVQYGTCAAVLVVTVAVALVRTAQLT, from the coding sequence ATGGAGCAGGCCGCAGGCAGCGCACAGGACGCCGGGAGCGCGCCCGTGTGCTTCCGGCACCCGGACCGCGAGACCGGCGTGCGCTGCACCCGGTGCGAACGCCCCATCTGCCCGGAGTGCATGGTCAGCGCCTCGGTCGGCTTCCAGTGCCCGGACTGCGTCCGCGGCGGTTCGGGTACGGGGCACGCGCCGCAGGCGTCCCGGCCGCGGACGCTCGCGGGCGGCACGGTCACGTCCGATCCCCGGCTGCTCACCAAGATCCTCATCGGGATCAACCTCGCGGTGTTCATCGCCGTCCAGGCCGACCGGTCCCTGCTGGAGCACCTGGTCCTCATCGGCCAGTGGCCCCCCAGACCGTTCACGCCGACCACGGGGGTCGCGGACGGCGAGTGGTACCGCTTCGTGACGTCGATGTTCGCGCACGAGGAGTACTGGCACATCGGCTTCAACATGCTGAGCCTGTGGTGGGTGGGCGGTCCGCTCGAAGCGGCCCTCGGCCGGGCCCGCTATCTTGCGGTGTACTTCGTCTCCGGGCTGGCCGGCGGCGCGCTCACCTACCTGATCGCCTCCCCTACGACCGCCTCGCTGGGCGCCTCCGGTGCGATCTTCGGTCTCTTCGGCGCCACCGCCGTGCTGATGCGCCGGCTGAACTACGACATGCGTCCGGTCATCGCGATGCTGGTGATCAACCTGTTCTTCACGTTCCGGTTCAGCAACATCGCCTGGGAGGCGCACATCGGCGGCCTGGTCGCCGGGGTCGTGACGGGCTTCGCGATGGTGCACGCCCCACGGGAGAAGCGGTCGCTGGTGCAGTACGGCACCTGTGCCGCCGTCCTCGTCGTGACGGTGGCCGTGGCACTGGTCAGGACCGCTCAGCTCACCTGA
- a CDS encoding DUF5324 family protein — protein MTRIESVRAATGSAKDSVLHAAEVVAPYADTAKERASHYAQEARVRLAPVVSQAAGQARVQYDARLAPRVEQALTHVPPKVDQAAHEAAALTRKAARQAAEYSLPRIEQAVAATAPVRDEAAARGAAALAALRGQVSAQQIQKLARRNERRSRTGRTVKALLVVGAVAGGAFAAWKWWDRQANPDWLVEPSAATEVPDAGRLSSVDGTDAATLDPEVEAKQVQDDLTDRDDQA, from the coding sequence GTGACCCGCATCGAGAGCGTGCGCGCCGCGACCGGTTCGGCGAAGGACAGCGTGCTGCACGCCGCGGAAGTGGTGGCGCCTTACGCCGACACGGCCAAGGAGCGTGCCTCGCATTATGCGCAGGAGGCACGCGTACGGCTGGCGCCCGTGGTGTCGCAGGCCGCCGGACAGGCCCGCGTGCAGTACGACGCCCGGCTCGCCCCACGCGTGGAGCAGGCGCTGACCCACGTACCGCCGAAGGTCGACCAGGCCGCGCACGAAGCCGCCGCACTCACCCGCAAGGCCGCCCGACAGGCCGCCGAGTACTCGCTCCCCCGGATCGAACAGGCCGTGGCCGCGACCGCTCCGGTACGCGACGAGGCCGCCGCGCGCGGCGCCGCCGCCCTGGCAGCGCTGCGCGGCCAGGTCTCGGCCCAGCAGATCCAGAAGCTGGCCCGGCGCAACGAACGGCGCTCCCGGACCGGCCGCACCGTGAAGGCGCTGCTGGTGGTCGGCGCCGTGGCGGGTGGCGCCTTCGCCGCGTGGAAGTGGTGGGACCGGCAGGCGAACCCCGACTGGCTGGTCGAACCGTCCGCGGCGACGGAGGTCCCCGACGCGGGCCGCCTCAGCTCCGTGGACGGCACGGACGCCGCGACGCTGGACCCGGAGGTCGAGGCCAAGCAGGTGCAGGACGACCTGACGGACCGCGACGACCAGGCCTGA
- a CDS encoding peptidylprolyl isomerase: MAEKLYATLKTTLGDIEVRLFPHHAPVTVRNFVELARGEREWTHPGTGEKGRKRLYDGTVFHSVISGFMIQGGDPLGNGIGGPGYGFEDECHPELSFGVPYLMAMANAGPGTNGSQFFITVTPSTWLNGKRTIFGQVTDPAAQKVVDAIASVPTGRNDRPLEDVVIDTVVIETREG, from the coding sequence GTGGCTGAGAAGCTGTATGCCACTCTGAAGACCACCCTCGGCGACATCGAGGTGCGGCTCTTCCCGCACCACGCTCCCGTGACGGTGCGGAACTTCGTCGAACTGGCCCGGGGCGAACGCGAGTGGACGCATCCCGGCACCGGCGAGAAGGGGCGGAAGCGGCTCTACGACGGCACGGTCTTCCACTCCGTCATCAGCGGCTTCATGATCCAGGGCGGCGATCCCCTGGGCAACGGCATCGGCGGACCCGGCTACGGGTTCGAGGACGAGTGCCATCCCGAGCTGTCCTTCGGCGTCCCTTACCTGATGGCCATGGCCAACGCGGGTCCGGGCACCAACGGCTCGCAGTTCTTCATCACGGTCACCCCGAGCACCTGGCTGAACGGCAAGCGGACCATCTTCGGCCAGGTCACGGACCCGGCGGCGCAGAAGGTCGTCGATGCCATCGCGAGCGTGCCGACCGGACGCAACGACCGTCCGCTGGAGGACGTCGTCATCGACACGGTGGTCATCGAGACGCGCGAGGGCTGA
- a CDS encoding DUF881 domain-containing protein: MSNSADFPGTGSTDSGPARRPRPRPVRILTAAVFALAGLIFFTSFDTARGTDIRQDGSLLKLSDLIQQRSRKNKGLDESDAALRAGVESLAESDDGSTRAEDEKLGALENEAGTRGLTGKAVTVTLNDAPPNATAKLPGYPEPQPDYLVIHQQDLQAVVNALWQGGARGIKVMDQRLISTSAVRCVGNTLILQGRVYSPPYRITAVGDPGRLKEALAASKAIQTYMVYVNVYGLGWKVADEGTVTLPGYSGTVDLHYAKPVG, encoded by the coding sequence TTGAGCAATTCTGCCGACTTTCCCGGGACGGGATCAACGGACTCCGGCCCGGCCCGCCGGCCGCGCCCCCGGCCCGTGCGGATCCTCACGGCGGCCGTCTTCGCCCTCGCCGGGCTCATCTTCTTCACCAGCTTCGACACCGCCCGGGGCACCGACATCCGGCAGGACGGCTCCCTGCTGAAGCTGTCCGACCTGATCCAGCAGCGCAGCCGCAAGAACAAGGGGCTGGACGAGTCCGACGCGGCCCTGCGCGCCGGAGTGGAGTCGCTGGCCGAGAGCGACGACGGCAGCACCAGGGCCGAGGACGAGAAGCTCGGTGCCCTGGAGAACGAAGCGGGCACCCGCGGGCTCACCGGCAAGGCCGTCACCGTCACCCTGAACGACGCCCCGCCCAACGCCACTGCCAAGCTCCCCGGCTATCCCGAGCCCCAGCCCGACTACCTGGTGATCCACCAGCAGGACCTCCAGGCCGTCGTCAACGCGCTGTGGCAGGGCGGCGCCCGGGGCATCAAGGTCATGGACCAGCGGCTGATCTCCACCAGCGCGGTGCGCTGCGTCGGCAACACCCTGATCCTCCAGGGCCGCGTCTACTCGCCGCCGTACAGGATCACGGCGGTCGGGGACCCGGGGCGGCTGAAGGAGGCGCTCGCGGCGAGCAAGGCGATCCAGACCTACATGGTGTACGTCAACGTCTACGGCCTCGGCTGGAAAGTCGCCGACGAGGGCACGGTGACCCTTCCCGGCTACTCCGGCACGGTGGACCTGCACTACGCCAAGCCCGTGGGGTGA
- a CDS encoding DLW-39 family protein — MKKLLLVALAAIGGLLVYRQIQADRAEQDLWTEATDSVPTGS; from the coding sequence GTGAAGAAGCTGCTCCTGGTCGCACTGGCCGCCATCGGCGGGCTCCTCGTGTACCGGCAGATCCAGGCGGATCGCGCCGAGCAGGACCTGTGGACGGAGGCGACTGACTCCGTGCCCACGGGTTCGTGA
- a CDS encoding serine/threonine-protein kinase, whose product MGEVFAGRYELADPIGRGGVGAVWRAWDHRRRRYVAAKVLQQRDAHSLLRFVREQALRIDHPHVLAPASWAADDDKVLFTMELVGGGSLVHLVGDYGPLPPAFVCTLLDQLLSGLAAVHAEDVVHRDIKPANVLLEATGTGRPRLRLSDFGIAMRLGEPRLTETNLVVGTPGYLAPEQMLGAEPDFPADLFAVGLVALYLLEGARPDAKALVQYFLEHGTPGPPKGVPEPLWQVVATLLQPDPADRFRTATGARKALAAAAELLPEPGPDDELIEIFDQLGPLPPGFGPEGPLARASGVALETVPGTGAWTVPEAAQAAHPAHPAHPAHSAAPAAGTGSGARRGSTPTGTGSLPDSGPKDTDPTGTGSLSDTGSFRLPPPRHPPAPDPRAGSGTASYTALDPQAPPRTPPPAPAAPPAPATPPARRRRGRRAARRPGPPARVALPVLLLALACYAVGFWALTRR is encoded by the coding sequence ATGGGTGAGGTCTTCGCCGGCCGGTACGAGCTGGCCGACCCGATCGGACGCGGTGGCGTGGGCGCCGTATGGCGGGCCTGGGACCACCGCCGCCGGCGGTACGTGGCCGCCAAGGTCCTCCAGCAGCGCGACGCGCACTCCCTGCTCCGCTTCGTCCGCGAGCAGGCCCTGCGCATCGACCACCCGCACGTCCTCGCCCCGGCCAGTTGGGCCGCCGACGACGACAAGGTGCTGTTCACCATGGAGTTGGTCGGTGGCGGCTCCCTGGTCCACCTGGTGGGCGACTACGGGCCCCTGCCGCCCGCGTTCGTGTGCACCCTGCTCGACCAACTGCTGTCCGGGCTCGCCGCCGTGCACGCCGAGGACGTCGTCCACCGGGACATCAAGCCCGCCAACGTGCTCCTGGAAGCCACCGGTACCGGCCGGCCGCGGCTCCGGCTGTCCGACTTCGGCATCGCCATGCGGCTGGGTGAGCCCCGGCTGACGGAGACCAACCTCGTGGTCGGCACGCCCGGTTACCTCGCCCCCGAGCAGATGCTGGGCGCCGAACCCGACTTCCCCGCCGACCTGTTCGCCGTCGGCCTGGTCGCCCTGTACCTCCTGGAGGGCGCCAGACCCGACGCCAAGGCGCTCGTGCAGTACTTCCTCGAACACGGGACTCCCGGACCGCCCAAAGGCGTCCCGGAACCGCTCTGGCAGGTCGTCGCCACGCTTCTCCAGCCCGACCCCGCGGACCGTTTCCGCACCGCCACGGGGGCTCGCAAGGCGCTCGCCGCGGCGGCGGAACTCCTGCCGGAGCCCGGCCCCGACGACGAACTCATCGAGATCTTCGACCAACTCGGCCCGCTGCCCCCGGGCTTCGGCCCCGAGGGTCCCCTCGCCCGGGCCTCCGGCGTGGCCCTGGAGACGGTCCCGGGGACGGGTGCGTGGACAGTCCCGGAGGCGGCTCAGGCGGCTCACCCAGCTCACCCGGCTCACCCAGCTCACTCGGCGGCCCCCGCGGCCGGCACCGGCTCCGGCGCCCGGCGTGGGAGCACACCGACGGGCACCGGCTCCCTGCCGGACAGCGGCCCCAAGGACACCGACCCGACGGGCACCGGCTCCCTCTCGGACACCGGCAGCTTCCGCCTGCCCCCACCGCGGCACCCCCCGGCACCGGATCCGCGTGCCGGCTCCGGCACCGCTTCCTACACCGCCCTTGATCCCCAGGCACCGCCCCGAACACCTCCACCGGCCCCGGCAGCTCCACCGGCCCCGGCAACTCCGCCCGCCCGGCGGCGCCGCGGTCGGCGTGCGGCCCGCCGCCCCGGTCCCCCGGCCCGCGTCGCGCTCCCGGTGCTGCTGCTGGCGCTCGCCTGCTACGCGGTCGGTTTCTGGGCGCTGACCCGTCGCTGA
- a CDS encoding ferredoxin, producing MKVFVDRSLCYGSAECAHRAPAVFAFEDGYGVVRPGGAQAAADPRSREAIREAAERCPSQAIVCTEQDVTS from the coding sequence ATGAAGGTCTTCGTCGACCGCTCCCTGTGCTACGGCTCGGCCGAGTGCGCGCACCGGGCGCCGGCCGTGTTCGCGTTCGAGGACGGCTACGGCGTCGTACGGCCCGGTGGCGCTCAGGCCGCCGCGGACCCCCGGAGCCGGGAGGCGATCCGGGAGGCGGCCGAGAGGTGTCCCTCGCAGGCGATCGTCTGCACGGAGCAGGACGTCACGTCGTAG
- a CDS encoding helix-turn-helix domain-containing protein — protein MDAAQQEATTRARELQRNWYGEPLGALFRKLIDDLGLNQARLAAVLGLSAPMLSQLMSGQRAKIGNPAVVQRVQLLQELAAQVADGSASAAEATERMDEIRKSQGGSVLNNTTQTTGSSGAPTVKRVVREIQSLLRSVAAAGDIIDAADTLAPSHPELAEFLRVYGAGRTSDAVAHYQSHQN, from the coding sequence ATGGACGCCGCACAGCAGGAAGCCACCACGAGAGCGCGGGAGCTCCAGCGGAACTGGTACGGGGAGCCGTTGGGGGCGCTCTTCCGTAAGCTCATCGACGATCTCGGGCTGAACCAGGCCCGTCTCGCGGCAGTCCTGGGTCTGTCCGCTCCGATGCTCTCGCAGCTCATGAGCGGCCAGCGCGCGAAGATCGGCAACCCCGCGGTGGTGCAGCGGGTACAACTGCTCCAGGAGCTGGCGGCCCAGGTCGCGGACGGCAGTGCCAGCGCCGCCGAGGCGACCGAGCGCATGGACGAGATCAGGAAGTCGCAGGGAGGCTCCGTGCTCAACAACACGACGCAGACCACGGGCAGTTCCGGGGCGCCCACGGTCAAGCGCGTCGTCCGCGAGATCCAGTCGCTGCTCCGCTCGGTGGCCGCCGCGGGCGACATCATCGACGCCGCGGACACCCTCGCCCCGAGCCACCCCGAACTGGCGGAGTTCCTGCGCGTCTACGGCGCTGGCCGCACCTCCGACGCCGTCGCGCACTACCAGTCCCACCAGAACTGA
- a CDS encoding glycosyltransferase family 2 protein yields MSAAVTRRVTVVTAVHGPSARFLPDAYASLCGQRLPDGWEWQWVVQEDGFTDEVRPHVPEGDPRVAFRQGRPGGPGVARTIALARAEGPYVKVLDADDRLTPGALARDLAVLEADPAIGWTTSRVLDLLPDGSTAGFPGDPDDGPLERGTVLDHWSRNDFRAPVHPATLCVRRELLTALGGWMALPASEDTGLLLALSAVSRGWFSAETGLLYRKWEGQVTGQAPHGDPVERAARAAVAEARARDLAGLGWSYPPAAPTPSPSAPATT; encoded by the coding sequence GTGAGTGCCGCCGTGACCCGGCGCGTCACCGTTGTCACCGCTGTCCACGGCCCGTCCGCCCGTTTCCTGCCGGACGCCTACGCCTCCCTGTGCGGTCAGCGGCTCCCGGACGGCTGGGAGTGGCAGTGGGTCGTCCAGGAGGACGGCTTCACGGACGAGGTCCGCCCGCACGTCCCGGAGGGCGACCCACGCGTGGCCTTCCGTCAGGGACGCCCCGGCGGGCCCGGAGTCGCGCGGACGATCGCGCTGGCGCGCGCCGAGGGCCCGTACGTCAAGGTCCTGGACGCCGACGACCGGCTCACACCGGGCGCGCTCGCCCGCGACCTGGCCGTGCTGGAGGCGGACCCGGCCATCGGATGGACCACGTCCCGCGTCCTGGACCTGCTGCCCGACGGCTCCACGGCCGGCTTCCCCGGCGACCCGGACGACGGGCCGCTCGAACGCGGTACCGTCCTCGACCACTGGAGCCGCAACGACTTCCGCGCACCGGTCCACCCCGCGACCCTCTGCGTCCGGCGGGAGCTGCTGACCGCCCTGGGCGGCTGGATGGCGCTGCCGGCCTCCGAGGACACCGGCCTGCTGCTGGCGCTGAGCGCGGTGAGCCGCGGCTGGTTCTCGGCGGAGACCGGCCTGCTGTACCGCAAGTGGGAGGGGCAGGTCACGGGTCAGGCGCCGCACGGTGATCCCGTCGAGCGCGCCGCCCGTGCGGCGGTCGCGGAGGCCCGGGCCCGAGACCTGGCCGGCCTGGGCTGGAGCTACCCGCCCGCCGCGCCGACGCCGTCCCCCTCCGCCCCGGCTACGACGTGA
- the crgA gene encoding cell division protein CrgA, which translates to MPKSRIRKKADYTPPAAKQAQAIKLTNRAWVAPVMLAMFLIGLAWIVVFYVTDGSLPIDSLDNWNIVVGFGFIAAGFGVSTQWK; encoded by the coding sequence GTGCCGAAGTCACGTATCCGCAAGAAGGCCGACTACACGCCGCCCGCGGCGAAGCAGGCGCAGGCCATCAAGCTCACCAACCGTGCCTGGGTCGCACCGGTCATGCTGGCCATGTTCCTGATCGGTCTGGCCTGGATCGTCGTCTTCTACGTGACCGACGGATCGCTGCCGATCGACAGCCTGGACAACTGGAACATCGTGGTCGGTTTCGGCTTCATCGCCGCCGGCTTCGGCGTCTCCACGCAGTGGAAGTAG